The following are from one region of the Rhodopirellula sp. P2 genome:
- a CDS encoding DUF932 domain-containing protein, with product MATLTKANEELFRRTPDECFDSFDSLYAECSRSREQSTDLWELPQDISLTHDLTICNGEGSEYRLNDWSFSQLCRTAGVGKDTVNRLSRKTASKVFEETLPQAEKPMQLLTTEKQIRSVHGVAYTRLWNVELLDVVNEYASFFTPPQKAMDDVSTGLYCGEQDMFAFLIDPTGWAEIEGQAFAPGFFIWNSEVGRRSVGIQTFWFQRVCQNHIVWDATEVIEFTRKHTANVRDALQEIRIMLDNLVTVRDQRKDSFAAMIKKAMTERIGDDADEVTKVLTAEKIPRHLIKDAMEIARAQGAFTIFAMVDALTKLSQKVNFAGDRTLLDAKIGSLLSMAA from the coding sequence ATGGCTACTCTGACAAAAGCAAATGAGGAACTGTTTCGACGGACGCCCGATGAATGCTTCGACTCGTTCGACAGCCTGTACGCCGAGTGTTCGCGTTCGCGTGAACAATCAACGGACCTCTGGGAACTCCCGCAAGACATCTCGCTGACGCATGATCTAACAATCTGCAACGGCGAGGGTTCCGAATACCGGTTGAACGATTGGTCGTTCTCGCAGCTATGCCGCACGGCGGGCGTTGGGAAAGACACGGTCAACCGGCTGTCCCGGAAGACGGCCAGCAAGGTGTTTGAGGAAACCCTGCCGCAGGCGGAAAAGCCGATGCAGCTCCTGACGACTGAAAAGCAGATTCGTAGCGTTCACGGTGTTGCCTACACGCGGCTCTGGAACGTCGAATTGCTGGACGTCGTCAACGAGTATGCGTCGTTCTTTACCCCGCCGCAAAAGGCGATGGATGATGTCAGCACCGGACTGTATTGCGGAGAACAGGACATGTTCGCATTCCTGATTGACCCGACCGGATGGGCCGAGATCGAAGGACAGGCGTTCGCGCCGGGCTTTTTCATCTGGAACAGCGAGGTCGGACGCCGAAGCGTTGGCATCCAGACCTTCTGGTTTCAGCGTGTCTGCCAGAACCACATCGTTTGGGATGCAACCGAAGTGATCGAATTCACTCGCAAGCACACCGCCAACGTTCGTGATGCTTTGCAAGAGATTCGTATCATGCTGGACAATCTGGTCACAGTTCGCGATCAACGCAAAGACTCGTTCGCCGCGATGATCAAAAAGGCGATGACAGAGCGGATCGGTGATGACGCCGATGAGGTCACGAAGGTGTTGACGGCCGAGAAGATTCCGCGACATCTGATCAAGGATGCGATGGAGATCGCTCGGGCGCAGGGTGCATTTACGATTTTTGCGATGGTCGATGCCCTCACCAAGCTGTCCCAGAAGGTGAATTTCGCCGGAGATCGGACGTTGCTTGACGCCAAGATCGGCAGTCTGCTGTCGATGGCGGCTTGA
- a CDS encoding YkgJ family cysteine cluster protein, with amino-acid sequence MSTSNEQYECDGCGACCRSKLVDIYEIDTLRNPRIAEQMIPLREPGFDGEIGYLNCVSNGGCVFLRDDNRCGIYTTRPSVCVLYEAGSDDCQQCRLDAGISRLEPMSVTKA; translated from the coding sequence ATGTCGACATCGAACGAGCAGTATGAGTGTGACGGCTGTGGTGCGTGTTGCCGCAGCAAGTTGGTCGATATCTACGAAATCGACACACTCAGGAACCCTCGGATTGCGGAGCAGATGATTCCGCTTCGCGAACCTGGTTTCGACGGCGAAATCGGCTACCTGAACTGCGTCAGCAATGGCGGGTGCGTCTTTCTTCGCGACGACAATCGGTGCGGAATCTACACGACGCGCCCGTCGGTTTGCGTGCTCTACGAAGCGGGCAGCGACGATTGTCAACAGTGTCGGCTTGACGCTGGCATTTCACGTCTCGAGCCGATGTCCGTCACGAAAGCGTGA
- a CDS encoding argonaute/piwi family protein, with product MNVTFIQEPELEFGTGQHIDIRYGLSTHGPLDQKSEFAPTKVRLGLIGDQNSINQFSKWIGKCRRGIAAKKTPLVTLFPAFPGFGDGKPLCDFVVSEQSSRPIIGREVRRLSSIKDRNELVTESVDYFLAEAADLLQSVACDVIICLPPEDLLKPIDAGSVAPGTPRSRRKSKTKEPHKSVWHDLLKARAMPMQVPIQMVRPATYGGKVHRFRQDGTSTKNVEDEASRAWNFYTALYYKAGGVPWRLVRNSSDLDTCFVGVSYFHPVNGDSVQASVAQVFNERGEGVVVRGGQALVEKDDRTLHMDVETAAGLLRNALSLYKKEHRNLPARVVCHKSSYFDDAEANGFQNVADELGVDQLDCVSLRKSSVRFFRNRPNPPLRGTAIELDQRTSILYTQGSVDFYRAYPGMHIPRPLEITFDHTERPADQLLHEMLSLTKMNWNSTRFVNAEPITVAAARNVGNILRYLDGTSAIQSRYSYYM from the coding sequence ATGAACGTGACTTTCATTCAAGAACCGGAGTTGGAGTTCGGAACAGGGCAACACATCGACATTCGCTACGGGTTGTCCACACATGGGCCGCTGGACCAGAAGAGCGAGTTTGCTCCAACGAAGGTGCGATTAGGTTTGATCGGCGACCAAAACTCGATCAACCAATTCTCGAAATGGATTGGTAAATGCCGAAGAGGAATCGCAGCGAAAAAAACTCCGCTCGTCACGCTGTTTCCAGCATTCCCAGGATTCGGTGACGGAAAGCCACTGTGCGACTTTGTCGTCTCGGAACAATCATCGCGGCCGATCATAGGACGTGAGGTTCGCCGGCTTTCCAGCATCAAGGATCGAAATGAGCTTGTCACTGAATCTGTCGACTATTTCTTGGCGGAAGCGGCCGATCTTTTACAAAGCGTCGCATGTGATGTCATTATCTGTCTTCCGCCCGAAGACTTGCTAAAGCCCATTGATGCCGGTTCTGTTGCTCCAGGCACACCGCGATCGCGACGAAAATCCAAAACGAAGGAACCGCACAAAAGCGTTTGGCACGATTTGTTGAAGGCTCGCGCGATGCCGATGCAGGTTCCGATTCAAATGGTTCGCCCGGCCACCTACGGCGGAAAAGTGCATCGTTTCCGGCAGGATGGAACGTCGACTAAGAACGTGGAAGACGAAGCGTCCAGAGCTTGGAATTTTTACACTGCGCTGTATTACAAGGCGGGTGGTGTGCCGTGGCGTTTGGTACGCAACTCGTCTGATCTCGACACTTGCTTCGTCGGCGTTAGCTACTTTCATCCGGTCAACGGTGATTCAGTCCAGGCTAGCGTCGCACAGGTGTTCAACGAACGCGGGGAGGGCGTTGTTGTTCGCGGTGGCCAAGCATTGGTCGAAAAGGATGACCGCACCTTGCACATGGATGTAGAGACGGCTGCGGGATTGCTGCGTAACGCGCTGTCGCTCTACAAGAAGGAGCATCGGAACCTTCCCGCGAGAGTCGTGTGCCACAAATCATCCTACTTTGATGATGCGGAGGCGAATGGCTTTCAGAACGTAGCGGATGAATTGGGCGTCGATCAGCTTGATTGTGTGTCTCTGCGAAAGTCGTCTGTTCGTTTTTTTCGGAATCGACCCAATCCACCTCTACGCGGAACAGCAATCGAATTGGATCAGAGAACTTCGATTCTCTACACGCAGGGCAGCGTCGACTTCTATCGAGCGTACCCAGGCATGCACATTCCACGTCCTCTCGAAATTACCTTCGACCACACGGAACGCCCCGCCGATCAACTCTTGCACGAGATGCTGTCGCTCACGAAGATGAACTGGAACAGTACCCGTTTTGTCAACGCTGAGCCAATCACCGTCGCCGCCGCCAGAAACGTCGGCAACATATTGAGGTATCTCGACGGAACGTCCGCGATCCAATCTCGATACAGCTATTACATGTAA
- a CDS encoding DUF4365 domain-containing protein: MKRITDQQVLGEKGVNLIQSIVLDMKFTWHPSNQPVEAGIDGWVELRDDTTGEVKNCWIAVQSKARSELRESKGCPTFSCSKDDVDYWLSGSSPVVLIVSKPEEGVAYWVSVKDYFRGRDPDANRTIHFHPTQDRLTASTAEQWKALGNRYGAGTYFTPPKITETLSSNLIRINRVGQTVFTAETDCDSGKEARLRLKEAYQYPPWEWAYGNGKKIYSFHNLGQEPWKAICNVKTVQSLPTKELALADDRELNWVFVQLLRGCFTEITRSWKLRWSKESQCHYFAPSERDVVREFKYRSRQKRTSRTVVKKYSHKKDANRIAYYRHNALTHRFIRFGDQWFLLLDPTYVFTSDGAEPDPYREEHLAGIMQREGDAAVSGAVVMYMEMLKDRTSMFESPYELLGFGEIVTGECEVGIDDEAWKRIKAKADEQKIEEPEDTGFGEGLFD, translated from the coding sequence ATGAAAAGGATCACGGACCAACAAGTGCTTGGCGAGAAAGGTGTCAATCTGATTCAGTCCATCGTTTTGGACATGAAGTTCACTTGGCACCCCAGCAACCAGCCCGTGGAAGCGGGAATCGACGGCTGGGTTGAACTGCGCGACGACACTACCGGGGAAGTCAAGAACTGCTGGATCGCCGTGCAGAGCAAGGCAAGATCAGAGCTGCGTGAAAGCAAGGGTTGCCCGACGTTTTCATGTTCCAAGGATGATGTCGACTATTGGCTGTCCGGAAGTTCGCCTGTCGTTTTGATCGTCTCAAAACCCGAGGAAGGTGTGGCGTACTGGGTCTCGGTCAAAGACTACTTCCGAGGACGCGATCCAGATGCGAATCGAACGATTCATTTTCATCCGACTCAAGACCGGCTTACAGCATCGACGGCCGAACAATGGAAAGCGCTCGGAAACCGCTACGGCGCTGGCACGTACTTTACACCGCCGAAGATCACGGAAACACTCTCGTCAAACTTAATACGTATTAACCGTGTCGGCCAAACAGTGTTCACAGCAGAAACGGACTGCGATAGCGGGAAGGAAGCGAGGCTGCGATTGAAGGAAGCATACCAATATCCACCGTGGGAATGGGCTTACGGAAACGGCAAGAAAATCTATTCGTTTCACAACCTTGGTCAAGAGCCATGGAAGGCGATCTGCAATGTGAAAACTGTTCAGTCGTTGCCCACCAAAGAACTTGCTCTTGCGGATGATCGAGAACTGAACTGGGTATTCGTTCAATTGCTGAGGGGCTGCTTTACCGAGATCACTCGTTCGTGGAAGCTGCGATGGTCCAAGGAAAGCCAGTGCCACTACTTCGCACCAAGCGAGCGAGATGTCGTGCGTGAATTCAAGTATCGAAGCCGGCAAAAGCGGACGTCTCGAACGGTCGTCAAAAAATACTCGCACAAGAAGGACGCCAACCGGATCGCTTACTATCGTCACAATGCGTTGACCCATCGCTTTATACGCTTTGGCGATCAGTGGTTCTTGCTTCTTGATCCGACTTACGTCTTCACAAGTGATGGCGCGGAACCGGACCCCTACCGCGAAGAACATCTCGCTGGGATCATGCAACGGGAGGGCGACGCGGCAGTGAGCGGCGCGGTAGTGATGTATATGGAAATGCTGAAGGACCGGACAAGCATGTTTGAATCGCCATACGAACTTCTCGGGTTTGGCGAAATCGTGACAGGCGAGTGTGAGGTTGGCATCGACGACGAGGCTTGGAAACGGATCAAAGCAAAAGCGGACGAGCAAAAGATCGAAGAGCCAGAGGACACCGGTTTCGGTGAGGGGTTGTTTGATTGA